Within Diospyros lotus cultivar Yz01 chromosome 15, ASM1463336v1, whole genome shotgun sequence, the genomic segment AGACAGATCTAAGCGAATCTCTGTGACAAGAACGCGTACAGAAGTGTGCTGATGTTGCTGATGGATGAAGATGCGATGAAGACACGGACCAAGGcaaagtgtatatatatgcgcaAAGGGGGAAGCAATTTGAATCGGTGGGCGAAGGACCCAGGATTTGGGGCAAAACCGGAGGTATGGGACGCGTGGGAAGCTGGTGGTTTCTAGTGACAAATGACTTTTTTGCCCATGTGACGTCGCATGATTATATACTCAATATATAGAATATTGAGTGAGGGTATATTTAGAATTCCAGAATAGCCACAAAGGCTTGTCACATGATTTTTCACTCCCGATACTTCGGGCATCAGCGGGATTGACTTAAAAACCATGGGCCAGATCCTCGGTGCCAACTGGAATACCAAATCTGTCCTCCTAAGGATTAAATAATTTGCCGGTGACAGTTACATGTATATGGACAAAAACGTCAACAGAATAAAGTAAATTTACTGGCTTTGGAAGTCTCCCGAAACAGTGATCAGCCCATAGCGAGCGCGGAGCCCCTTGTTTTTGCCCCCAGACTAGCCATTTTTCTggtctatatatatgtgccacTCAATCTTCATATCCAAGTCTTGTAAACGCACTGGTTAGAGCTTGCAACTGAGAGCGAACAATTAGATATTGCGGCCTCAAAGATCagaagaaattaagaagaagagtttttgaagaagaagaagagagactATGGCGTCGGCGAGCAGAGCTTGGATGGTGGCGGCCGCCGTGGGGGTGGTGGAGGCGCTGAAGGATCAGGGATTCTGTAGGTGGAACTACACCATAAGATCCGTACACCAGCACGCCAAGACCAATCTCAGGTCCTTCTCTCAGGCGAGGAAGCTGTCTTCTCCGACGACGGCCGTGGTGTCGTCTTCGAGCAAGTTAGCGATGGAGAAGGCCAAGCAGTCGGAGGAGTCGCTGAGAAAAGTCATGTACTTGAGCTGTTGGGGTCCCAACTGAACCCTAAGCCCTAATTGCTCGATCCAATTACACATCTCTATGCTCTGTGGATTCACCAATTTGTGAGCCGAGCATATAGAAAGAGCAAATGGATGTAGATTAGATTGTACAGTGCAAAAGCCTATTTCTctctattaaataaaaatcaattctGGGCAACTGATGGGCAACTGGAGTTGGTCTTTCTGACTCAAATTGATGATATGAACAACAATAACCCATCTTTTTGCTGCCCTTACCGCTGGATCTCTCTTATCTTTTTTGGCAtcatgattattattattattggcaTAATTggggaaattatttttttaaaaaaacagaGAGCTTTGATGAGAATGAGTTGCTATCTTCTTCAATTGGCCAGCAAGTATCTAAATCACGAATGTAATCTAGTGAAACTTCGCTGTGGGACTGAGTAGCTGGAAGAAATTCGACAGAATTTCTGCTTTAGTTGAAAGTAGAACTCATTAAATTAGAAGAATATCGATGAATACAAACTCATGGGTCTAATATATGATAAGTTTTATCTGTTTCTTAATCTTAGAAGCGTTTTCATATTAGAATGCTGAATTCCCAAAGTGAAAATCATACTCCACTAATTATGGATGTCTTGTTATTACTTGTTATAGCacatgacaaaaaaataaatgtccAAATTCCATAATCTAATACTTCTGAGCGACTTTGTGGCATCTCTCCTATTAAACTCGGCAATCGAATATGAACAAGTAACACTGAAGAAAAGTCCCCAACTCAACACAACACAAGCATATTTTCCACCACAATTGATATTATCATCTACATCCTGTTGCAGTAAATTTGAGTATTGTATATGTTCCTTTTCCTTCCTTTTACAGAAGCAGGGCACTTCTTCCCAAAGAAGAGCCATAAAAGAAAACGAAAAAGCTGTAACTGATGAAGACACTATGTATCTATGTGAAGAATAATCGACATTCATTACATCAATTATAGGGACCCCAGCAGCTCAAGAACATGACCGTTCTGAGCGACTCCTCCGATCGCTTGGCCTCATCAGATTCCGTGGCTTTAACCATCGACctcgtcgccggagaagacatCTTCCCGCTGGCCCGAGACATGGACCTGAGCTTGCTCTTGGCGTGGTGGTGCACCGATCGTATGGTGTAGTTCCACCTACTAAATCCCCGATCTTTCAGCGCCACGGCCACCCCCACGGCGGCCGCCATCATCCAAGCTCTGCTCGCTGCACCCATCGGTCTCCTTAATTAACGTCTCTTCTTCAAAACTTGTAAATTTCTCCTCAAGTTTCAGGCACAAATTGGCGAAAATAAATGGTTTTCAAGTGTTCAATTTGCGGTGTCCAATCTTGGTGAAACTATGCAACATAgttagatagatagatagatagatagatataggTTGTGTAGATAAACACGGCAGAGAAAGAGACGGTAATGAGGATAAGGACGAGGGGGCCAAAACAAGGGATTTGGTGGCATTTTACCGGCCGTTTGGGGATTGGGACTGCTCTGCAGAGCCAATGGTTTTACGATGGGCTGCTGGGATTTGGGGATATTGAAATGACTGTTTTGCCCATCCAGTTACGtataataaaatcaataaattgtATGGCTCACGCTTGTTTTGCCGTGTCGTTGAACAGAAGATAAAAGCGGCGCTACAGGTGTGACTAAAATGAACATACCatcaatatttacaaaataCACTCTTTAACTTGGAAGTTTAGACTAAAAGCTGTGTtgtaagtaaattattttaattgggtCGGCCCTTTAGGCCTAACGAGCCGAGCCCACTATTTCTTTAGGAGGGCTGGGCAATCTGGCATACTAAATGGACTACTATGAAAAGTGACGCGAGAAGCCCAACTCGTTTAACATTTGTAGAGCAGAGCAAATTATGTTAAAAAGAGAAGAACAATTGGTGACCGCAATGcagctggggggggggggggggggttgttcgccatcatttctcaaaatttgttGCCACCCCTAAATCGCCAAGAAAAATAATTCCCTCTCTTTCGGCTCTTCCTGTATAGAAACATCACAAGGAGAAGTAAATTTTATAGCCGAGTTAGCGATGGTGTCTGCAATAATTAAATTGGGCAAATGAATTGGGATTAGATGTGTTGCTTAATATGTTGGCCACCGCAGACAGACGACATACTATAATACTCTATACTGCAGGAGCTGTGTTTGAGTTTGGTTCAGATCACTAGAGCGTGCGTGCGTGCGAAATGCCGGACCGAAGCCATGAGAAACTGCGCACCAATAATAAAGCAGCAACCAGTTTTGCACTGAAGAAGTTACGATTAGGATTACGACTACGATTATTCATAACCATTTTAAAGAAAACCGTATCCAAAAATTGACTTctcttccatatatatataaaggcttCCGCTGTACAATTACGATCTACAGTCTCCAAAGCAgagtagagagagagggagattaTGATTTAGGGTTTGATTTAATTATAGGGACCCCAGCAGGTCAAGTACACGAGCTTCCTCAGAGACTCCTCCTCGGATTGCTTGTTGGCCTTCTCCCCCCTCACTGATCTGCTGCTCGACGACGccggagaagaggaagaagagaggctGCTGGCCGGGGAGAAGGACCTGGCAAGTTTGGCCTTGGCGTGGTGGTGCATCGACCGTATGGTGTAGTTCCACCTACAGAATCCCTGATCCTTCAGCGCCTCCACCGCCCCGACGCTCGCCGCCACGATCCACGCTTTGCTTGTCGAACTCATCTTTCTTCGTTTGTCAGAGGACGTATTTGGTGAGGATTTCTTAATGCCGATGAATATCGGAGTGCAGTTGTCGTcagtatatatacataacacGGGGAAGGGAAGGGATGGGAAGGGAAGACGTTGGATCCATTATCCAATACCGGAGGCGGTAGTGGTTTGGTGGGGTTAAATGACTCTTTCGCCCTTTTGTTGCTTGGACGGACTGTTTTGCCCCTTCAAAATCAAAAGGCCAATGGGTTTCGGCCTTGTTGCATTTTTCGCCGGGTGACTCATACCCTTAAATGATTGTTCTGCCCCCAAGGTTTTTGTCGTTTTGTTGTAAATGACTACTTTATCCTTAAATAGGCTTTCTGCACTGCAGCAGTAGTAGTAGTAATACTAAATACGTGGGGGACAGAATGGTAGTTTTAGTTGGTTGCATTCGTTGATTGGAAATGAATGGTTACGCGAGTGGCTTGGGTTGGGCACATGGTTTCGCGTTAAAACAATTATCGGCCCGCGGTGTGTGTGGGATGAAACTGGGGTTGggttccctccctccctccctctgtTTCTTGCTTTGTCttaatctttttctttaatAGTGATCAGAGCATAacatatcaataatattaaagtGCTAAGCCTTAAATGTTAAATTCTAAagtttaaactttaaattttatttttaatatgaataaaattattttttaattttgactgtatttattttttataatttaaaatatagaatattttaaatatacctTAATAAAgttatagaaacaaaaaaaatgttatagaCGTTTAAAGCATTTCATAGTttcaattgtaaaaaataagtGTAGATTAGactaaaaatagttaatttgttttaatatttatatatttttattagttaataataaataaaatatattttaataattaataagaatgtttagatgtaaaaaaataaaataaattaaatgcattatatttttagtaaaatcctaaattttAAGACATTAATTAAGATGCAAAAAACTGTACTTTATTTCTAAACAATATATTTTAGGGTTTTGCTATGCATTTGATGCACTTGTTTTTtgcattctaatatttttattagtttataataaatatattatattttgaaatagtttatcaactaagaaaaatattcaaatgctGAAAATTAAGTACATTAAATGCACTTTAACGACTGTCCATAACAAAACTCTagattttattgtattttatttttaataattaaataattctattataattaaatattttaaaacataatacatttattgtcgattcataaaattatttaaagaattaaaacaaaacaaaataaattcattttagtCAAAAATAAGGTGGACATATTTTtagaaaagatatttttattgtgcCTTGCttttagtataaaaatattacgattaattgataataaatacatcatattttctgaaattttatcagctaaaaaaatcaaagttagAGTGTCCTTAGAGAATTGTTGAGCTGCAtttagtgtattttattttaagataaagcataaatattgtatattatttttgacacaaataattctattaagggaaattctatttgcggcccgaaaaattactcttcacagccTGCGTCTCATCAAATTTtctacaaattttaaaatacctattttacCCCACAACCAACCTCTCCTCCGATCACTTCTCATCGTCGGCCATCGTCTCGcatctatttttctctctcgcattatatacacacatacacacaaacacatacatataaatatatatacacgcggCTATTCAACcagcacacacatatatacatatatatataacatatatatatatacagagcaTGGTTGCAGCCATGCAACCAGCAATcgcacgcgcacacacatatatatatacacagcaTGGCCGCAACCatgtttttgtgtgtgtgagtgtgtgtatatatatatgtgtgtgtgtttgtgtatatatatatgtgtgtgtgctggGTTTCATGGCCGCGACTGCCATGGTCGCAGGTatactgtgtgtatatatatgtgtgtgtgtgcgcttGTTggtttatgtgtgtgtgtgtgcagttGTATAGCCGCGGCcatgctttctctctctctctatatatatatatgtatgtgtgtgtgtgtgtgtgctggaATGGCCgcctgtatatatatttatatgtatgtgtttgtgtgtgtatgtgtgtatataatgtgggagagaaaaagagatgtAAGACGATGGTCGGCgatgagaggtgatcggagGAGAGGATTGGCTATGGGGTAAAATAGGTACTTtacaatttttagaaaatttgataGAACACAGGCtatgaagagtaattttttGGGCTaccaatagaatttcccttctattaattgataaaagatctaaaaaatgtatttattatcaACTAATAAGAATGTTTGAGTGTTAAAATAATGTGCaattgttgcattttgtttaacaataaaatataataaatatataattaaaaacactTGTTAATATAGcccataaaattattttaggatggGTATGAAAAGTAATAAGTTTCCCAACAAAGAAgtaaggttttttttatttttaattatgaagaATCAAAAAGTCCTCAAGATACAACAATCTTTGactaagatatcacattttcctTATAACCCTTAACTCCATCTGCCATGGGCACACAAGTGGAGTGGGTAAGGCCAAGTCAAAACTTAGGCCTCGATCTCTCAAATAGACGTAGATAATATACATAATTATGCAAATTCAAGACTCAAACACATAATTTTGCGACACTCAAGATCTTGAACGTGTATAATTGGATCGCTTGTGcttttttgaaaagtttaaaagaaaaaaaaaggtttgagtaacaaaaaaatcaaactattcaaataaattgcatcaaattaccaaaatagttattttgtaaaataaaaaagtgataGGTTGCTACAAAGCGtctataataatttaatttggtaAACATTTTTGAAGCAGTCCTGCCTGCTCTGCTCGTCCACCTTCCTGGGAAGACATGTACATTTTAAAGTGGTAGATGAGGTGTGGAGTCAAATCAAACACAATCCAGAAGGACAGCACCAACCGCCCAACTGTAATTGAACACTAATTAagatttgagaaagaagatGGACTGTACTCTGTACTCTACTAAAGCTTCCCCCAGTtgcaaaatatattattaagccTAAGCCTGTTCTATCCAAACATGTCGCTGTTGATCTTATCCAtataactttaatttaattacaagaATCGATTAAAAATGTATCAACTGGCACAGCTGTTTGATGCTCTGTCCATCCACCCACATGGGACATGTCTTTATAATGATGCCTTCTCCTCTCCTCCATTGTTTTAAGGAGTCAAGGTCAAGTGCAGCTCATCTTTCTATAACCCACCACCCCGACAATCTCTTTGCTATTACTCTAGGCTTTTCAAAAAAGCATACAGAAACATGAAAGCAACAAGAAAGATATGAACACGTCTCAGAAAAACAAGTTGTGAAACAAAGGGGGGTAATCCACTCGTTCAAAAGATGGGATTACATGTCAATCGGATATACAtggatttatttttgttttctttaaggATTAATTAATCCAGGGTTAAGAATCTTTTTGTACAGAATGAGCATCGTCT encodes:
- the LOC127791365 gene encoding uncharacterized protein LOC127791365, yielding MASASRAWMVAAAVGVVEALKDQGFCRWNYTIRSVHQHAKTNLRSFSQARKLSSPTTAVVSSSSKLAMEKAKQSEESLRKVMYLSCWGPN
- the LOC127792290 gene encoding uncharacterized protein LOC127792290, whose protein sequence is MSSTSKAWIVAASVGAVEALKDQGFCRWNYTIRSMHHHAKAKLARSFSPASSLSSSSSPASSSSRSVRGEKANKQSEEESLRKLVYLTCWGPYN